The following proteins are encoded in a genomic region of Ornithinibacillus sp. 4-3:
- a CDS encoding TIGR00282 family metallophosphoesterase has protein sequence MKILFIGDVVGSPGRDMVKTYLPKLKEKYRPTVTIINGENAASGKGITEKIYKDFLSWGAQAVTLGNHTWDKKDIFEFIDEAKYLVRPANYPANNPGKGIVYVKINDIEVAVINAQGRIFLPAIEDPFDKLDELVTEAKKRTNYIFVDFHAEATSEKQAVGWYLDGRVSAVVGTHTHVQTADERILPNGTAYITDVGMTGPYNGILGVERDRVIEKFKTNLPTRFEVTKDGNNQLNAVCITLDAKTGQSKKIERILINEDHPFYG, from the coding sequence ATGAAGATTTTATTTATAGGTGATGTTGTAGGTTCACCAGGCAGAGATATGGTCAAGACCTATTTGCCGAAGCTAAAGGAAAAGTATCGCCCGACAGTAACAATCATTAATGGTGAAAATGCAGCGTCGGGAAAAGGGATTACAGAAAAAATTTATAAAGATTTTTTATCTTGGGGTGCTCAAGCTGTAACGCTTGGTAATCATACATGGGATAAAAAGGATATTTTTGAATTTATTGATGAAGCGAAATACTTAGTTCGTCCAGCAAACTATCCGGCGAATAACCCTGGAAAAGGGATTGTCTATGTAAAAATAAATGATATAGAAGTAGCAGTCATTAATGCTCAGGGAAGAATATTTTTGCCAGCTATAGAAGATCCCTTTGATAAATTAGATGAACTAGTGACAGAAGCAAAAAAACGAACAAATTATATTTTTGTTGATTTCCATGCTGAAGCAACTAGTGAAAAGCAGGCAGTTGGTTGGTATTTAGATGGAAGAGTAAGTGCTGTAGTTGGCACACATACACATGTACAAACGGCAGATGAACGAATTTTACCGAACGGTACAGCATACATTACTGATGTAGGAATGACAGGACCTTATAATGGAATTTTAGGTGTAGAAAGAGATAGAGTCATTGAAAAATTTAAAACTAATCTACCAACACGTTTTGAAGTTACCAAAGATGGGAATAATCAATTAAATGCGGTATGTATTACTTTAGATGCTAAAACGGGTCAATCCAAGAAGATCGAGCGAATTTTAATTAATGAAGATCATCCATTTTATGGGTGA
- a CDS encoding stage V sporulation protein S, which yields MDVLKVSAKSNPNSVAGALANVLREHGSAELQAIGAGAINQAVKAVAIARGFVAPSGIDLICIPAFTDILIDDEERTAIKLIIEPR from the coding sequence ATGGATGTATTAAAGGTTTCAGCTAAATCAAATCCAAACTCAGTAGCAGGTGCACTCGCAAATGTATTAAGAGAACACGGTTCAGCGGAGCTTCAAGCAATTGGTGCTGGTGCAATTAATCAGGCGGTGAAAGCTGTGGCGATCGCTAGAGGTTTTGTTGCACCGAGCGGCATTGACTTAATATGCATACCAGCGTTTACTGATATTCTTATTGATGATGAAGAACGTACTGCAATAAAATTAATTATAGAACCACGATAA
- the miaB gene encoding tRNA (N6-isopentenyl adenosine(37)-C2)-methylthiotransferase MiaB — MNEEQRKSQSQIKQVESTKVEKPLSEKTTADFAKYFQTTYQPPDIRKARKRYREKIEVHYDFEIPDDMKEIGEGKKFLIQTYGCQMNEHDTEVMAGILTEMGYQATTVTEEADIVLLNTCAIRENAENKVFGELGHLKPLKMEKPDLIIGVCGCMSQQESVVNKIMQKHQHVDLIFGTHNIHRLPHLIKEAFYSKAKVVEVWSKEGDIIENLPKVRHGKIKAWVNIMYGCDKFCTYCIVPMTRGKERSRRPEDIIQEVRRLAAEGYQEVTLLGQNVNAYGKDFEDIDYTFANLMDDMHKIDIPRVRFTTSHPRDFDDHLIEVLAQGGNLLDHIHLPVQSGSSEVLRRMNRKYTREEYLELVRKIKQAIPNVTLTTDIIVGFPNETEEQFEETMTLVEEVGFESAYTFIYSPREGTPAAARKDDVSMDEKKRRLYRLNELVNHQAADSMQEYQGKVVKVLVEGESKKDPDVLAGYTEKNKVVNFRGPKSVIGQIVDVKITDAKTWSLNGEMVENQVEVN; from the coding sequence ATGAACGAAGAGCAAAGAAAGTCACAATCGCAGATTAAACAAGTGGAATCTACAAAAGTGGAAAAGCCATTAAGTGAAAAAACAACTGCTGATTTTGCAAAGTATTTTCAAACTACTTATCAACCGCCTGATATTCGTAAAGCGCGTAAAAGATATCGTGAGAAAATTGAGGTACATTATGATTTTGAAATACCTGACGATATGAAAGAGATTGGGGAAGGGAAAAAATTCCTTATCCAAACATATGGCTGTCAAATGAATGAACATGATACAGAAGTGATGGCAGGAATTTTAACAGAGATGGGTTATCAAGCAACTACCGTGACTGAAGAGGCTGATATTGTCTTATTAAATACTTGTGCAATCCGAGAAAATGCGGAAAATAAAGTGTTTGGTGAGTTAGGTCATTTAAAGCCTTTAAAAATGGAGAAGCCTGACCTAATCATTGGTGTTTGTGGTTGTATGTCACAGCAGGAATCTGTTGTAAATAAAATTATGCAGAAGCACCAGCATGTGGATCTAATTTTTGGAACACATAATATTCATCGTTTACCACATTTAATTAAGGAAGCATTTTATAGTAAGGCAAAAGTGGTAGAAGTATGGTCGAAGGAAGGAGATATCATTGAAAACCTTCCAAAAGTACGTCATGGAAAAATTAAAGCATGGGTAAATATTATGTATGGCTGTGATAAATTTTGTACATACTGCATCGTTCCAATGACTCGTGGTAAAGAGAGAAGCCGTCGCCCAGAGGATATTATTCAAGAAGTACGTCGTTTAGCGGCAGAAGGGTATCAAGAAGTGACATTACTTGGGCAGAATGTAAATGCATATGGAAAAGATTTTGAGGACATTGATTATACCTTCGCTAATTTAATGGATGATATGCATAAGATCGATATTCCACGTGTTCGTTTTACAACATCACATCCACGTGATTTCGATGACCACTTAATTGAAGTATTGGCACAAGGTGGAAATCTACTTGATCATATACATTTACCTGTTCAATCTGGAAGTAGTGAAGTATTACGCAGAATGAATCGTAAATATACAAGAGAAGAATATTTAGAATTAGTTAGAAAAATAAAACAAGCAATTCCTAATGTAACATTAACGACTGATATTATTGTTGGTTTCCCGAATGAAACAGAAGAACAATTCGAAGAGACAATGACATTAGTAGAAGAAGTTGGTTTTGAATCAGCTTATACATTTATTTATTCTCCGCGTGAAGGTACTCCTGCAGCGGCCCGTAAAGATGATGTATCAATGGATGAGAAAAAACGTCGACTATATCGTTTAAATGAATTAGTAAATCATCAAGCAGCAGATTCGATGCAAGAATATCAAGGAAAAGTTGTTAAAGTCCTCGTTGAGGGAGAGAGTAAGAAGGATCCAGATGTTCTTGCTGGTTATACGGAAAAGAATAAAGTTGTTAATTTCCGTGGGCCAAAATCAGTAATCGGCCAAATTGTTGATGTAAAAATTACAGACGCAAAAACATGGTCTTTAAACGGAGAAATGGTTGAAAATCAAGTTGAGGTGAACTAA
- a CDS encoding RicAFT regulatory complex protein RicA family protein, which yields MAKYTRKEVLEEAKQLAAMLAHTEEIERFKQLEAQVNNHENLQKMIKALKTLQKQAVNLQAYEKMEALKKVEEEIERLQNEIDAIPVVQEFKENQIVVNDVLQLVTGTIAREITNSVIEATGGDLMSGKTGKQI from the coding sequence ATGGCAAAATACACAAGAAAAGAAGTATTAGAAGAAGCAAAGCAATTAGCTGCTATGCTTGCACATACAGAAGAAATTGAACGTTTCAAGCAATTAGAAGCACAAGTAAATAATCATGAAAATTTACAAAAAATGATTAAAGCATTGAAAACTTTACAGAAACAAGCAGTTAACTTACAAGCATATGAAAAAATGGAAGCATTGAAAAAAGTAGAGGAAGAAATTGAACGCTTGCAAAACGAAATTGATGCTATTCCAGTTGTTCAAGAATTTAAAGAAAATCAAATTGTAGTAAATGATGTATTACAGCTTGTAACAGGTACCATTGCACGTGAGATTACGAATTCTGTTATTGAAGCAACAGGCGGAGATTTGATGTCTGGTAAAACAGGAAAACAAATCTAA